A region from the candidate division WOR-3 bacterium genome encodes:
- a CDS encoding TolC family protein: protein MWIIISLMSQIDTLSLNETIDIALRQSPTYLESRENLAKSRVQFFKALSYLLPTNSTTGSWTKSEYQSMTTERYTGSITLSMPVFDLDVISSIVVAKGQEKGTSIQHNQDIANLILNIKKSYYNLITANELLNSSQKALERALENKKLVETKYELGSASRLELLQADV from the coding sequence ATGTGGATAATAATTTCTTTAATGTCACAAATTGATACATTATCCCTTAATGAAACCATTGATATTGCATTGAGACAAAGTCCGACTTACCTTGAGTCAAGAGAAAATCTGGCAAAGTCCAGGGTTCAATTTTTCAAGGCACTCTCTTATCTCCTGCCTACAAATTCAACAACCGGGTCCTGGACAAAGAGTGAATATCAGAGTATGACTACCGAGCGTTACACAGGCTCAATCACTCTTTCAATGCCCGTATTTGACCTTGATGTGATAAGTTCAATAGTTGTTGCCAAAGGACAGGAAAAAGGCACTTCAATACAGCATAATCAGGATATTGCAAATCTTATCTTAAATATAAAGAAATCATATTACAATCTTATCACTGCAAATGAATTACTGAATTCATCCCAGAAGGCACTGGAGCGTGCACTGGAGAATAAAAAACTTGTTGAAACGAAATATGAACTCGGTTCTGCATCAAGACTTGAGTTACTCCAGGCTGATGT
- the gltA gene encoding NADPH-dependent glutamate synthase has protein sequence MPEKIVPKKTPMREQPPKERIKNFNEVPYGYSPEEAIAEAKRCLQCKKAPCISGCPVEIDIPGFIKFIAEGDFKAAIKKLKEKNVLPAVCGRVCPQETQCEQVCTLAKKFEPVAIGRLERFAADYEAAQGEAPIPELPPPTGKKVAVIGSGPGGLTVAGDLNRFGHSVTIFEALHKPGGVLVYGIPEFRLPKAIVYREVDYLIRCGVKLVLNFIVGKTATIDQLLKEFDAVYIGTGAGLPWFMNIPGENLNGVYSANEYLTRSNLMKAYLFPEYDTPIVRGKRVAVVGGGNVAMDCARTALRLGADEVHIVYRRSKQEMPARAEEIHHAEEEGVIFDWLTLPIKYIGDENGWVKEMECIKMQLGEPDASGRRKPVPIEGSNYISAVDTVICAIGQGPNPLIPQTTPDLKAGKWGNIEVDKATMKTSKPRCWAGGDVVRGGATVILAMGDARIAARSMDEFLRTGIW, from the coding sequence ATGCCTGAAAAGATAGTTCCTAAAAAAACCCCAATGAGGGAGCAGCCGCCTAAAGAGCGGATAAAAAATTTCAATGAAGTTCCTTACGGATATAGCCCCGAAGAGGCAATTGCCGAAGCCAAAAGATGTTTGCAGTGTAAAAAGGCACCCTGTATTTCAGGCTGTCCAGTAGAGATTGATATACCGGGATTCATAAAGTTTATTGCCGAAGGAGATTTTAAGGCAGCGATTAAAAAACTAAAAGAAAAGAATGTTCTGCCTGCAGTATGTGGTAGGGTCTGTCCCCAGGAGACACAATGTGAGCAGGTTTGTACCCTTGCGAAAAAATTTGAACCCGTGGCGATTGGAAGGCTTGAGAGGTTTGCGGCTGATTACGAGGCTGCACAGGGTGAGGCACCTATTCCAGAATTACCCCCACCAACGGGAAAGAAAGTGGCGGTGATCGGTTCGGGTCCCGGCGGTTTGACCGTGGCAGGCGATTTGAACAGGTTTGGGCATTCAGTCACAATATTTGAGGCATTACATAAACCTGGTGGAGTGCTTGTCTATGGTATTCCCGAATTTCGTCTGCCCAAGGCGATTGTCTATCGTGAAGTAGATTATTTAATCAGGTGTGGAGTAAAACTTGTTCTGAATTTTATTGTTGGTAAGACTGCAACAATAGACCAGTTGCTAAAGGAATTTGATGCAGTATATATCGGTACGGGCGCTGGATTGCCTTGGTTTATGAATATTCCGGGAGAAAATTTGAATGGGGTATATTCAGCAAATGAATATTTAACCCGTTCCAATTTAATGAAGGCATATCTATTCCCTGAATATGATACACCGATTGTTAGAGGAAAGAGGGTCGCAGTTGTTGGTGGTGGAAATGTCGCAATGGATTGTGCAAGGACTGCATTAAGGCTCGGTGCAGATGAAGTACATATTGTTTATCGCAGAAGTAAACAGGAGATGCCAGCACGGGCAGAAGAGATACATCACGCTGAAGAAGAAGGTGTTATATTTGACTGGCTTACGCTGCCAATAAAATATATTGGTGATGAGAATGGCTGGGTAAAAGAAATGGAGTGTATAAAAATGCAGCTTGGTGAACCCGATGCATCAGGAAGAAGAAAACCCGTGCCAATAGAAGGTTCCAATTATATCTCCGCAGTTGATACTGTGATATGTGCCATTGGTCAAGGACCCAATCCTTTGATTCCACAAACTACCCCAGATTTGAAGGCAGGGAAATGGGGGAATATTGAGGTTGATAAGGCAACGATGAAGACATCAAAGCCCCGCTGCTGGGCAGGTGGTGATGTGGTGAGGGGTGGGGCAACCGTAATTCTTGCAATGGGTGATGCCCGCATTGCTGCACGGTCAATGGACGAATTTTTAAGAACCGGTATCTGGTAA